The following nucleotide sequence is from Deltaproteobacteria bacterium.
TTGACGGCGATTCTATTTCCGCGAGCTGCTGCACCAGCGTAATCATTTCTGGCAGACAGGTGCGGAGGTAACTGACAATTTCATGAGAAGGATTATTTACCATACCAGCCGACTCCTTATCGTTTGAAATCGGCAGGAAACGGAAAAGAATAACTCTCGTCAATCCGTGCGATCCGTCCTGGTGAGAGATAGCTCAGCAGTGGCGCTTGATGAATGATGTCCTGGTCGTCACGCTCGGCTCCACGCAAGGCATCGTCATGGGCATGGGCGGCAACAATACGCCCGATGATCAGGCTATTCACCCCGAAGCCATCGATGATGCGATCGAGCGTACATTCGAGGAACAGATACGCATCAGTCACGAACACTCCATCTACCTGACTGGCAGGGAACGTTGGTAACGGGAGCAGACTGGGCTTGCTATCATCGCCACAGCGTGGCGCGGCGGCGAGGCTCGTCAGTACGAGTTGCGTCGGTCGTGGGTAACTAACCGTGAACGCTCTCTCTCGCTCGATATTTTGCTGTGTACGATGACGTTGGGCACAGACAAAGGCAAAGTAATTTTCCCAACCCAGTGGTGTCACCATATGTTTGGGCGCGAGGTCGTAGCCGTCGGCTTCTTTGGTACCGACGAGCACTAACGGCGCGACGGTAAAAAAGCGATCCCATATAGGGAAATCGACTTCCAGCGTACGAATATGTTCACGGAGATAGTGCGGCATAACTTACCACTCCTCGAAGGAAGCAACGTCGTGCGGACGGCGACTCACGATGAGCTTCCCTTCTTCTTCTCGTTGACGGCGAAAGCCGAGCAGGTGAAAAAATTTAATGACAAACCAACGGGCAATCTTGGGGTTAACAATCAGTGTCTCGGAGTGTTCTGGATGGCGACGAACGCCAGGCAGCCAGGGGAGAAACTTTTCCAGTTGCCATTGGCGCATGGGAGCCGATACGGTTAACCACACAGGTTTAACTTCTCGTACGAGAAAAAACCCATCGGTTCCCTGGCTTTGATACAACGGCATCAAAATGTAGCTGCTCTCCTGTGCACGGATCTCGCCACGGCGATCACGCGCCAACAATTGACCTCGCTCTATTCTCTGAAAATTCTCAAAGCCTGGCTCCATGACAAATTGATCTTCTGGTTGGACCGCATGTCGATAGCAAATCTCTAAAATTGGTGGAACCGTTTTGGTTTGTTGCGCTAATTTCTCGTGCAGCGCACTCGCGTGTGGGACATCCGCGCGACGAATACAACCAGCAGTGATCAAGGTTGTCCACAGTGCCAGCTCATGGTGTTCCACTGAAGTGAGAGCCTCATTCTGCCCGCCTTCGAAACCAACTGCGATATAGCCACAGTCGTTCATGTAATTCAGTGTAGTCGCGTCGAGGTGCTCTTCCAAGCCAAGTATCACAGGCGCAGGTAGGCTACGCGCGAGTTGTCGATTCAGGAGCGTGTCAGCAATCACCGTAAAAGGAATACCAACGGCTGAGGTTGTGTGGAGGTCAAGAAAGATCACCGGTCCACGACGACGGGCAAGGGCTTTATCAATAGCTGCGAGTAGCTCGCGCTGCTCTTCGTCTTCTGGACCTGCAGGCTCCTTCCATGTTCCTGCACGGAATGCCGAGATACGTTCGAGCGACCAGACCCGATTAAGGTCCTGTGCAAGATAGCGCGTCTTGTTCAACAAGGCCGCACGATTACCAGCTAGCGCCAGTAGCTCACCACGGAAGGGGGGTTGATGCGTGTGGAGCCACTCCAGCACGCGTTGCGCAGCGATCACTCCGGCTGGTTCATTGCCGTGAATGCCACCGAGGCAAATCACTAGTGGGCCATCAGTGTGGCCACCGTAGGTGCCTAAGACGCGGGGAAGGTCTTGGGGAAGTGCGAGAGTGTGAGAACTCATTGCGATAGTCTTTAGTTTTTCCTCCACATTCGACCCTCACCCTAGCCCTCTCCCTAGCAGGGAGAGGGAAACACAGACCAGGAGTGTGGGGGACGAGGATGGCTAGAGGAAATTCACTTGAAATCCGTGTGAGTAGAAACCGTAGCGTGCGCCATACGCACGGGAATCAGAACGTACGGGCACATCGTGCGCGCAGCGCACGCTACCTCCTTGTGCTTCCCTCTCCCTGCCAGGGAGAAGGCTAGGGTGAGGGTGATAACTAGTGGAACTTTCCCTAAAGTTGGTTTTCGTTTCCATGTGCGCTGAGTGATTATGACTGATGCTCAAGCAAACGGGCTGCGATATTCATAATGTCACGTTCCGTGACAATCCCAACCAGATGCCGTTCTTTGATGACAAGCAGACAATCCATCTTCTCGTAGCGCATTAGGGTAAGGGCATCCTGGACTGACGTCTCAGGTGGAACCGTAGGAGGATTCGCGCGTAACACCGCACTGACCGGGACCGGCTCTGTTTGTCCTTGTTTGCTGAGCTTATCGTAATGGTGGACGATCTCGAACCAGGAGATCACTCCCAGTAACTCCCCTTGCTCATTCTCGACCGGGACATGACGGATATGTTTCCAGTGCATGAGGTTGATCACCAAATCGATTGGTTCCTCTGGATG
It contains:
- a CDS encoding flavin reductase, giving the protein MPHYLREHIRTLEVDFPIWDRFFTVAPLVLVGTKEADGYDLAPKHMVTPLGWENYFAFVCAQRHRTQQNIERERAFTVSYPRPTQLVLTSLAAAPRCGDDSKPSLLPLPTFPASQVDGVFVTDAYLFLECTLDRIIDGFGVNSLIIGRIVAAHAHDDALRGAERDDQDIIHQAPLLSYLSPGRIARIDESYSFPFPADFKR
- a CDS encoding succinylglutamate desuccinylase/aspartoacylase family protein, which gives rise to MSSHTLALPQDLPRVLGTYGGHTDGPLVICLGGIHGNEPAGVIAAQRVLEWLHTHQPPFRGELLALAGNRAALLNKTRYLAQDLNRVWSLERISAFRAGTWKEPAGPEDEEQRELLAAIDKALARRRGPVIFLDLHTTSAVGIPFTVIADTLLNRQLARSLPAPVILGLEEHLDATTLNYMNDCGYIAVGFEGGQNEALTSVEHHELALWTTLITAGCIRRADVPHASALHEKLAQQTKTVPPILEICYRHAVQPEDQFVMEPGFENFQRIERGQLLARDRRGEIRAQESSYILMPLYQSQGTDGFFLVREVKPVWLTVSAPMRQWQLEKFLPWLPGVRRHPEHSETLIVNPKIARWFVIKFFHLLGFRRQREEEGKLIVSRRPHDVASFEEW